Proteins co-encoded in one Bremerella sp. TYQ1 genomic window:
- the astB gene encoding N-succinylarginine dihydrolase, with the protein MSAVEVNFDGLIGPTHHYGGLSLGNRASLAHRHAASSPKRAALQGLSKMKKVADMGVRQAFLPPQTRPHWPTLQEAGFTGSPAEILTQASQDRSELLSIAYSASAMWTANAATVSPGYDCEDGRVHFTPANLQTMPHRRIEAKQTAATLRAIFHDTSHFEVHDPLPATSEFSDEGAANHTRFCRNGDEPGVELFVYGRDQQNAVSDNQFPARQTLAACEAIAKQHQLSPDRCVFARQHPGAIAAGVFHNDVIAVGNQSLHLVHEMAFANQAAILAELADKFGEGLQQVVISKEALSLEEAVSTYFFNSQLLTRPDGSMVLLCPIECAESPNALRLTEQLVAGDNPIADCQFINLRESMHNGGGPACLRLRVVLTEKELAAVHPTVFLTEARYEELSAWVNRHYRDQLTVADLADPRLVEEVAIALEELHAMLGF; encoded by the coding sequence ATGTCGGCCGTGGAAGTTAACTTCGACGGGCTGATTGGGCCGACGCATCACTATGGTGGACTGTCGCTGGGGAACCGAGCTTCGCTGGCGCATCGGCATGCGGCTTCTTCCCCGAAAAGGGCCGCCCTGCAGGGTCTCTCGAAGATGAAAAAGGTCGCCGACATGGGCGTTCGCCAGGCGTTTTTGCCACCGCAAACGCGTCCCCATTGGCCCACTTTGCAGGAAGCAGGTTTCACCGGTTCGCCTGCAGAGATCCTCACCCAAGCGAGTCAGGATCGGTCAGAGCTTTTAAGTATTGCGTACAGCGCTTCGGCGATGTGGACCGCCAATGCGGCGACCGTTTCTCCTGGCTATGACTGCGAAGATGGTCGTGTTCACTTCACGCCTGCCAACTTGCAGACGATGCCGCATCGAAGGATTGAAGCGAAGCAGACCGCGGCCACACTTAGGGCGATCTTTCACGACACAAGCCACTTCGAAGTTCATGACCCGCTGCCAGCCACGTCGGAATTCAGCGACGAAGGAGCAGCCAATCATACGCGGTTTTGCCGCAACGGTGACGAGCCCGGTGTGGAACTGTTTGTTTACGGTCGCGACCAACAGAACGCCGTTTCGGACAATCAGTTTCCTGCACGGCAAACGTTGGCTGCCTGCGAAGCGATTGCTAAGCAGCATCAATTGAGCCCGGATCGATGTGTCTTCGCCCGACAGCACCCCGGTGCAATTGCCGCAGGCGTGTTTCATAACGATGTCATCGCAGTAGGCAATCAGTCACTGCACTTAGTGCACGAAATGGCGTTCGCCAATCAAGCGGCGATTTTAGCGGAACTGGCTGACAAGTTTGGCGAAGGATTGCAGCAGGTAGTCATCTCGAAAGAAGCGTTATCGCTTGAAGAAGCGGTGTCGACTTACTTCTTCAACAGTCAGTTACTAACGCGGCCCGATGGAAGCATGGTCTTGCTTTGCCCGATTGAATGTGCCGAGTCGCCGAACGCACTCCGGCTGACGGAACAGTTGGTGGCCGGGGATAACCCGATTGCGGATTGCCAGTTCATCAACCTTCGCGAAAGCATGCACAACGGCGGCGGCCCGGCCTGTTTACGGTTACGGGTCGTGCTGACTGAAAAGGAACTCGCCGCCGTTCATCCAACGGTGTTTCTAACCGAAGCACGGTACGAAGAGCTTTCTGCTTGGGTGAATCGCCATTACCGTGATCAGTTGACTGTGGCTGATCTGGCCGACCCGCGGTTGGTGGAGGAAGTGGCTATTGCGCTGGAAGAGTTGCATGCGATGTTGGGGTTTTAA